GAGGGGTGCTACCCTCCCTCAAAGTCCCGCAGCCCGTCCCGAGGACCTAAGAGTGACCCCCTGGTACCTGGACGAGCCGCCAGGCACGCCCCTGGCCAACGACCACAGCGCGCACCCTCTCCTCCTCATGCACCACGGGGACCGGGACTTGGGTCGGGGCGAGCTTTCCTCGACGCAGAACAGCAGCGTAGAGGGCGAGTTCCCGCGGCCCTCGGGAGCCCTGCAGCGGAAGGCCTACATGGACTTGAGGGACGCGATCGCGCTGCTCGACGAGACCTGCCCGAACCCGGATGCCTCCGAACCTTCGCCCAGGACTCCGAGGACCCCGTTGACCCCACATCCGAAGAGCAAGAGGGCTCGGTCGAAGAGCAGTGACAACTCGTCCAACTACAGCAACGAACGTCTCAGCGAAAAGTCGATGGATCCATCGCGGAGTCAGGAGCGAGAGAAGAAGCGACCCTTCCTGAGGAAGATCGGGATATCGAAGACCGAGGACAGGCCGTTTTTGGCCAAGTTCGCGCCCAGGATCATCGGTAAACCTTATCTCGAGAAAATCGGGCCCAGCAAGGCGGTGGAGAGACCGTTTCTCGAGAAAATTGGATCCTCAAAGACCGTTGACAAGTTCACCTTCAATCTTCCCGCGTCGAAGGTGCACTCCTCGACCTCTAAGAACCCGCCCGAGGAACCGGTCAGGTCGCCAGCGCCCAGGCTGGTCCCGAGGGACGCGAGGATCTCGTTCAGGAAGCGGTCCGGCAAGGGTCAGCTGCAGAAAATGTACTCCTTTGAGACCGAGGATCTGAACAGTTTCAAGGGTTCGATGAGCCCGATGAAAAGCCCGCGGGATCCGCTGCGAGGCGCCTCTCTCGACGACGTCCTCGAGTCGGGACCGAGCTCCCTGCCGCCGCTTGACGTCACCGAAGAGCCGAACGAATTCCCGGAACCGGAGGTCAAGTCGCAGAGCGTCGCGGAGCTGGTAAAGTGCCGGATAATGTCCAGCGAGGAGATCATCTCCTCGAGCTCGTGCCTCAGTTCGCCCCAGGAGGCCGTCGGCTGGGGCAACTCgccgaagagaaaaaaggacGCGGCTTCGCGGACCCCAAACTCACCGACGAAGCGGCGGATATCCGCGGACTCGCCGGAGCCACCGACGAAGGAACTGGCAGTCTTGAAGCCCGGCGAAAGCTCGCCGACCAAGTCCAGGCACCCCGTCTTCGTTCAAGGAAGCGCGACGCTTCCGAAGCAAAAGGACTCCGAGTCCTCGAGACGGCAGAGGTCCGAGGACATCTTGGACAAGATGCAGGATACCGGCCGAGGAAACGATCGCGGGAACTTTGAGCGCCGCGGCATATCCTCCGACAACCTTAAACTCTCGAGGGAGATGTTCATCGCTGCGGCCTTTGACCCACCGTCGCGGTACCAGAGCCAGGACATCTGCCAGCGGAGGAAGGAGACCGGGGGTAGCAGGAGATCGGAATTTCCCGTTTCGGAAAAGGAGACGTCGCGGGAAGCGTTCAAGCAGCTCCACAGCAAGTTCGAAGCTGGTGACGTATCGCCGTCGGCGATGAGCTGCTCCGTCAGGTCGAGGCTCCAGCTCTACCAGGGCGAAAGGACGGAGAACTCGACCTCGAACGAGCGCTCAGTCGAaggcgaggaggaggaggctcACGGTGAAGAGGGTAGAGCCAGGATGACCGGACGAACGGTGCGCTCGGTACTGAGGAAGCAAAAGAGCATCGACCAGCAGGGTGACGTTCAGGAGGGTGAAGCGAGATCGTTGCGCAAGCCGAAGCGGCGGATCTTCCACGAACCGAGCCAAGAGACGATGGACCTTCTGACCGAGCTGCGGAGGGTGAAAAGCCTCTTGAAGACACCGTCGATCGAGAAACTCGACAAGGCGGAGGAGATGCAGCCCCACAGATTCCCAAAGAAGGTCCTCCTTACCGACCGGGAGTTCTGCTTGTCCATCGAGCGCGAGAACAGCCTGAGGAGGCCCAACTCAAACCCGGAACCGGAAGCGGAGGATCCACAGCCCTGCACGCTTCCCGGACCCGCGCTCTTCGAGAAGAGGTGCTTGTCGCTGGATTACGCCGACGAGGAGAAGCTGCCGAGGCCGGAAACGCGAGCGATATCGCTCGCCTCAGCCAGGAGTCCACCGTCCGAGACGGAGACCACGAATTCTCTCGACTTTGGCCTGATATGCGACTCGAAGAGCTACTGCTCCGACGTCTTCAACACTCCGTCCGACGAGGTAGAGGCCTGCAAGGAGAAGACGCCAGAGGGGATCGCGGAGATCGACGCATTCGGCGATCAGAGTGAAGCGAAGCCTGACCGAAACCACTGCGCGGAAGTCGACATCGCCATTCCCATCGATCAGAAGGCCAGCCCCAGACGGAGGGTCCAGATTCAGGCGAGGACGAGCGACCTCTACGAGATCATTTCCCCCAGGTCCACGCCGTTCAGGGTCAAGAAAAGACTGAGCAAGATATCAGTCGAGGAAACGATGAAGCAGGAGAGTTTCACCATCGGGAAAACCGCCGTCGACTGCAGGTCAATCGTTGTGCAGAAGAGGAACAAGTGCTTACCGTTATAACACTCGGTCATTTTAACCGGCTGACGCGATCGACGTCGTTCGTTTAAGGATCGATCCACCGATGCCTCGGAATCGAAAGTTAGGAAGAGAGCGaaaaccgtttgaaaaatctctAGTAGCGTCATTTGTACCAATGCTGGTTAACACGAgtaaaaaaagtatttctaCTACGTGATATTAATGAATTTGAGCAGAGTCGAATAACACAAGCCAAGGTATCAAGTACTTGAGAAAAGGTTCAGAACCACCAAAATGATTACACACTACTCTTTTTTAACCAACTATGATGGTTTTGGGCTCATTTTCTTCACCACAGAGATCTTTGGTGaccgttttgaaaatcttacCAACTTCAGTTATCTTCAGAGTGGATAAAGTTCGTCAGCAGTTACATCTTTGCGTTATAACCGTGCCATGATTTAAGATTTCTTAAATGGTTTTCTGTTCGGCGAGTAAAATGAGCTCAAACTAgttggaattgaatttttgtttaaatcaGCAGAGTTTGATCATTTCGAACGTTCTAATGACGAACCTTTTCTGAAATTGTTGATTACATCTCGACTTGTGCTGTTCGAATTTGCTCAGAGTCGCTTCTACGACACAGTATGAATATCGTTCCGTTCgactaaattaaaatatcaaagGTGAAAATAACAGTGCTGGAGACTTTTCGAACggctttttttcctctcccaACTTTTGATCTCGAAGGCTTCGGCATCGGCCAAATTGTCTCGGCGTCGAAATCGCCGTGCCGAGTTTGAGCTTCTCTAGTCGCTCTTCGTGCTCTTTAATAAACACACGGGACCACACCGGATGAAAACAGGTCAAGAATTGTTACAGGTAGTCGATGTGACGATCGGGGTGATGATTCGAGTGCCGATGAGGGATCCCGAAAGTCGAAGTCGGTGAATCGCGCCGAATTGAAACCCCCGATCCTCTCTACAGCCTCTGAGCAAAGATCCAACTCCCGACGGATTTGCGGTTTTGTATTGAATCGTATAACACGAGCATTGTTGTCTTGTTCAGCGTCTAGGTTCTTCTGCCTACGATTTCACAGTGCCTCCGGTACCGAAATTTCAACCAACTCACACCGACACGTTTTCTAAGTAATCTGACGTTGATCTCTCTGCAAGTTTTTCGGTTCTCTCTACAGCCAAGAGAACGAATCACGGTGCTTTTTAATTCTAATCCTTGCGAAGcctgaaaagaaagaaacaagtCTGAAAGCCGAAACGAAGTATTGGAAAGTTGATTGATATCGGTTTCACAGTTTTCGTCGATTTCTGCAGAAAGGGTTAAAAGACGGTGCTGTTGTCAAATGGGAATTATACACCGAGCTGGTTCATCGCTAATAATGATACTTAAACTCTATTTACAAGGGGTCCAAAGAAATGTATGCTCTTCTGTATCCATTGACATTGTATACATTACATGTATTGTGTTCGTCTAAATGTCTTAATTGCCGAATCGTACTGGCACGATATTGTAATGCGTTGTTTAATTGCGACGTTAAAGTTGAATTGCACGCGTGTACGGAAAgttttttcaatccttttcTCATCTCGTCGCAATTTTACCATCATTTTCACTCGCGCGATTAATATTGTTGATCGACAATTTTGTACCCATctttaaaaacgaaaataaaccAACACCACCTAAATCGTTTACATGACAAACAGTTATCgtcaatttgtaaaatttcgataCAACTTTATCAGCATTATTTATTACCATTACACACTTCGtatgtaaaaacaaaaaatgtacaCCGTGCACAATGTAATATCGGAGCAAGTTGGACCATTTTTTCGTAAACTGTTGTATAGAATAATTATTCGCGGCCGAAAATTACAACCCTCTAATGCGAGAGTTCTGTCGTCTTTTggaaaatcgttttttaaaactatacatataggtatatacttacattatacataaatatattcgaATGATACGCCACGCGATGTATTACGTGTATTTCAATTAATGTCTACGTATATTGATATATAATTCACGTAACTAATACTCGATGTCTTTGCGTAAATTCACTGCGACGAAGTTTGCTATATGtaacataataatattaataataatagtacaTGGGTAGGTAACGATGAAATATTACGGATTatttacacacatatatgtatatatatataattattgttata
Above is a genomic segment from Neodiprion pinetum isolate iyNeoPine1 chromosome 1, iyNeoPine1.2, whole genome shotgun sequence containing:
- the LOC124224847 gene encoding muscle M-line assembly protein unc-89, with amino-acid sequence DSELRDELWFIEFGRGAALPLTPEEAPVDGEPIVPCAQGRIVIETARPAPPHFATCSTYRRRPRLLGANSVSSFGYTDGGKGAVPRGATLPQSPAARPEDLRVTPWYLDEPPGTPLANDHSAHPLLLMHHGDRDLGRGELSSTQNSSVEGEFPRPSGALQRKAYMDLRDAIALLDETCPNPDASEPSPRTPRTPLTPHPKSKRARSKSSDNSSNYSNERLSEKSMDPSRSQEREKKRPFLRKIGISKTEDRPFLAKFAPRIIGKPYLEKIGPSKAVERPFLEKIGSSKTVDKFTFNLPASKVHSSTSKNPPEEPVRSPAPRLVPRDARISFRKRSGKGQLQKMYSFETEDLNSFKGSMSPMKSPRDPLRGASLDDVLESGPSSLPPLDVTEEPNEFPEPEVKSQSVAELVKCRIMSSEEIISSSSCLSSPQEAVGWGNSPKRKKDAASRTPNSPTKRRISADSPEPPTKELAVLKPGESSPTKSRHPVFVQGSATLPKQKDSESSRRQRSEDILDKMQDTGRGNDRGNFERRGISSDNLKLSREMFIAAAFDPPSRYQSQDICQRRKETGGSRRSEFPVSEKETSREAFKQLHSKFEAGDVSPSAMSCSVRSRLQLYQGERTENSTSNERSVEGEEEEAHGEEGRARMTGRTVRSVLRKQKSIDQQGDVQEGEARSLRKPKRRIFHEPSQETMDLLTELRRVKSLLKTPSIEKLDKAEEMQPHRFPKKVLLTDREFCLSIERENSLRRPNSNPEPEAEDPQPCTLPGPALFEKRCLSLDYADEEKLPRPETRAISLASARSPPSETETTNSLDFGLICDSKSYCSDVFNTPSDEVEACKEKTPEGIAEIDAFGDQSEAKPDRNHCAEVDIAIPIDQKASPRRRVQIQARTSDLYEIISPRSTPFRVKKRLSKISVEETMKQESFTIGKTAVDCRSIVVQKRNKCLPL